TGGTGAGTGTGGCTCACCGTCACTGACCTTACGGGGAATATCCCGGTAGTTCGTTAATCGATGTCTTCCGCGCCATATGAGGGTCATCAAAACGAAGCTTCCGCGGTCGGCTCCAACTCTACGTTGTGCAATTTGGCCTATTTTTTGAAAAATGCCAGACTCTGTGCTGCATGATCCATTTTCCTGCTGAAGCGTTGTACATAGAGCACCGACTTGAAAGATGCTGTGTATAGACACCTTGGGGCAAGTCTCCGAAAAATCAGGTGCTTTCCACAGTGGTGATATCGTCAGGAGGCGCACACGGATAACACGGACACACAGGTAGTAATCTCGTCGTGTAACAGTAAGCAACAATGAGGCTGTTTCACACGATTGCATGCTTGGCTGTCTGCTGCTGCCCAGCGTTTGCGGCAAAGGCACGATCGAAACACATGGTTCGCGAACGTGTAGCAGAACAAGAGATTTTCGCACAAACGGGGTCCGTAGAGGAATCTCTGTTCCACAAACCCGAATTCAATGTGCTGCTGAAAAATCGTTACCAAGAAACCGGTCTTAAGGATTTTATatctcgtcttctcgagcATCATGGGGCCCTGGCGACCGGCAAACACGATGCTGCCCAGAAGGCCCACCAGGAGCTACTCAACTTTCATAACAGTCAATACTTCGGAGAAATCCAAGTTGGGACGCCTCCTGTTTCGTTTATTGTGGTAAGTCTATGGACCACTTTACCTGAAAAAAGATTCTTAACTATTTTATTAAGGTTTTTGATACCGGATCCTCAAACCTCTGGATACCCGCATCTGAGTGCAAACAGTACGGCAGCACCTGACACCGGTAATCCGCGATGCTCTTAAGACCAAGAATGTCGTGTTGCAGAGGTGGTTGTGTGCCGCATACCCGCTTTGATCCAAAAACTTCCTCTACTTACCTACCGATAAATGCTGGTGCTGGGGAACCAGCCATCGCCTTTATCCAGGTAGGCAAGATGATAAGCTGGACTATGTGATGGAGGTTACCTCGTTTGCCAGTACGGGACAGGTGCATGTGTTCTTCGGATGGCGAAAGATACGGTGTCCATTGGAGGGATGTACGACAAACTACTCTTCACTTCCAACTCAAGCATTTCTCACCATTTTTCCAGACGAGTGCAAAATCAAACCCTCGGCTTAGCCCTTCAGGGTAAGGTCTTCTAGGCGAAGCCGACACTCTTGCCCTTTGCATCATTTCCAGAGTCCGTGCATCCGTTCGCCGATCTGCCGTTCGATGGCCTCGTTGGCCTCGGTTTCCCTGATGtcgcaggagaagaaggccttCCGCCCGACGCTCTTCCCCTCGTGGACTCAATGATGAAGCAAGTGAGGGAATAAGAAGTTAAATCAAAACTGAAGGCATTGGTATCAACCACGGATGTGCAGAAACTACTTAAAAGAAATGCGTTCGCCGTATATATGAGTGAAGATTTGAATCAGTGAGCAAATACAGTACGTGATGCCTACGTCGGATCAACAGCAATATGCTTGTTTTTCAGGCCTGGAGAAATAACGGTAATTAAAGACTTTATCcgttcgtctttgtctgcgCGACATCAGAATACTGGATAGTTCGGCTCCGTAAACCCTCGACATACGTTCGAAGGCCACAAACCCCAGTGGTTCCCCGTGATATCTCTGGGTAGGCACTATGAAATTACGTGGTGATCAACGATATTGAATCCCTTGCTGCTACCAGACTACTGGTGCGAAACGACCTATGCAATAGGAATCGCTCTCTCAGTCGTGAATTGGAAAACCGTCCGTGCAGGGAAGTTGGAGTTCATGGCCTACGCCTCAATAGAAAGTCTCTAGGCTTTTGCGAACGCACTCGGTGCAAAGCGGCCGTGGACACGGGTTCAAGCTTGGTAAAACCGCCGTATAGTTTTCAGTTGTATGAGAACCGAAATGCTTCGTTTCAGATCACCGGCCCCTCGAAAGTGATTAACCCTCTCCTAAAATCGCTAAACGTGGCTGAAGACTGTTCAAACAAAGGCAATCTCCCAACGGTACTAGCGTAACACACATCGTCTGCTTTGCTATACTGAGGTGAGATTCTGTACCCGACAGGTCACATTTATTCTTGAGGACACTGCCGGACGTCTCGTTAAGTTCCCACTGAAACCATCTGACTATCTAGTCGAGGAAGTCGACTCTGTAAGTGTTCACAATCTATATGCAGCATGCACTGGGCATTACATCGTTGGTTCACCGCAGCAAGGAAGATTGGTCACTTGCGTAGCTGGCTTCATACCAATGGTAGACTGACCACAGCTGTAACACTGTCTCCTGCCAGCAGGACCACGCCATTTGCTCAGGATGTTCCTGCTCCTCGTGGtcctcttttcgttcttgGGAATTCGTTTATCAGGAAGTTCTACACAATTTTTGATCGGGATCACATGGTATAGTTATATTACATCAAACTGTTCGCCCATCCTCACAACATTCCTTTCCGACAGATGGTTGGATTCATGAGGTAAAGCAGACACCCGCTTGTCGTCTACACAGCTCTTCATGCTTTTAGACCCAATGTGATCCTCAACTTTCAGAGCCAACCACAACGGTAAGTTCTACCAAAAGAACTGCATATGGAGTGGCAGCACAGCACACTGAATTCAAAATAGGAAGTGGCCCATCAATGAAAGAATCATCCGGGAGCTCAACCAGCATCTATTGGGCAGCACTGCTCGGCGTTATGAGCTTGTGCGTCAGAGCGACCGTTTGAGACGGTTCCGCATTCCAGAGAACCGAGAAACCGGGTGAGGCGAGAGCGCATCACTGTGTTCTTGAGCGGCTGCGCATGCGTAAACTCAATCAACAGCTTCAAGTGTTTCTCCCTGAAAACAAAACCGCAGTGGAGTTTTGCTGTCGTGTCGCCGGAGACGACTCTCAGAACAGCTCAGGAACCTAAACGGACAAATGCACCTAAGTTTTGATGGAAACATGAACTGTGTCTTGAACTTACGTATAGGTTAAACCGTTTCCGGTTCCTCTCTGGCTCATGTGCGATTTGCTCGTACATGTCATGCGTCCACTTTGAGTTCTGCCCGCCGGCTGCGCACATACACAGAAAACCACCGAACAGCTGCACTTTCACTTGACAAAACAGCGGGGAGGATAGACATACAAAATCCACGGGGCGCTTGCCTCGCTCAACACGCCAAGCAGGAATTTGACCTGTATTAACTTACGTCCTCCGTTCCACGGTGAACTCCTGGTCGGTGGTCTTTGAATAGATGACACCTGATACAAACAGGATAGCAACAGTGCACATGAAGATTATGGGCCAACAACGAACCAAAAAATCGAGTCAGAATGCTTGTTAATAAACTGATCAAAGACTCACCGGATAAGTGTGCTGTACTACAGTAGGGGCACTCCATTGAGATGGAGGGTACGACCACTGAGACCGCGATAATGGCGGGCCCAAAGAACCACTATTGAGTGGGAAACGACGACTGCTCCGCTGATAGTCCTGTTGCCGC
This genomic interval from Toxoplasma gondii ME49 chromosome VIIb, whole genome shotgun sequence contains the following:
- a CDS encoding aspartyl proteinase (eimepsin), putative (encoded by transcript TGME49_262940~Signal peptide predicted by SignalP 2.0 HMM (probability 0.978) with cleavage site probability 0.773 at residue 19); the encoded protein is MRLFHTIACLAVCCCPAFAAKARSKHMVRERVAEQEIFAQTGSVEESLFHKPEFNVLLKNRYQETGLKDFISRLLEHHGALATGKHDAAQKAHQELLNFHNSQYFGEIQVGTPPVSFIVVFDTGSSNLWIPASECKQGGCVPHTRFDPKTSSTYLPINAGAGEPAIAFIQYGTGACVLRMAKDTVSIGGIRVQNQTLGLALQESVHPFADLPFDGLVGLGFPDVAGEEGLPPDALPLVDSMMKQKLLKRNAFAVYMSEDLNQPGEITFGSVNPRHTFEGHKPQWFPVISLDYWEVGVHGLRLNRKSLGFCERTRCKAAVDTGSSLITGPSKVINPLLKSLNVAEDCSNKGNLPTVTFILEDTAGRLVKFPLKPSDYLVEEVDSQGRLVTCVAGFIPMDVPAPRGPLFVLGNSFIRKFYTIFDRDHMMVGFMRANHNGSGPSMKESSGSSTSIYWAALLGVMSLCVRATV